In the Populus nigra chromosome 2, ddPopNigr1.1, whole genome shotgun sequence genome, aagaattaattagaTTGATGCAACTCTCATCTTGATTTATTAGGAAAAATAAACTAAGTTAAATTGTCAAGTTTTTTAATGTCtgctaaaaataaatgtataaacTTTACTCCTAAGACTATTGCTAAGTGGATGAGAAGTGCTTTCAATGTTAaatttgtttgatggttagaaATTGATTAGAGAGTTTTGTCTAATTAATTTACTCGTAATCTTATTGATTTCCCTCAGCTTTAAGGGATATCGAATTTATTTACTTGACGTGAAAGAATACTTGTTTTATTTCGATAATCAACAGATTTATAGGAATGAATGTATGGACTCTTGAACTGAGTTAACGACATATcgatttattattttcagaattattgtttttttaatttatcattcaaatcccatgcttttttttcatcttagtATATTatagaaagataataaaaaatttctcatgAATTCAATCTGGGCTTTTATGATCATCCTACAAATTTAATATAGATGAAGTGTCTTTCTAATATTGCTCCGGTGGTGCCGAACATAAACCGGGATTCGGATCATGACAAACATGTTGTGCGTTGATGTGTGTATTTGTAGGCAATCATGTTCCTCTGCAGCACAGTCATTCAAGCATCCTCGTATAAGTTATACTGACCTATCATATAAGAAAATTGGCTAAGTGGGACCTCCTTTATACCGGGTCATTTAGTGCCCGTATAGTGTGATGTGACATTCATTAGCCAATTAGATtagcaataataaaataaaataaaataaaaaattaccagAAAAGAGAGACTCACTTCCCTGtatgatgggaaaaaaaattaaaaaattgattaaattaaaaaaataataactaaaaaaattgaattttttattaaattgagagACTCACtttcaatgagaaaaatattaaaaaaactgattaaattgaaaaaattaaaaaaaaaataattaaaaaaattaaattgtaaaaaaaactaattaaacttttaaaaaaatcgactggtttggttttgattttttaagtctaaaactggaaaaaactgaacagaacccaaaccgaaaaaaaacatagctaaaccaaaaaaaccgagccaaaccgaaaaaaatcgAGCCGAAACCGAGTCAAatcaaaaaaaccaagccaaaccggtttgaaccagttttgtcctaaaaaaccgaactgaaccaaaccaaaattgatttcagtttggtttattttttttaaaaaaaattaatttaattatttttttaataaaaactaaatgagaaAATCATCATCCCTACTCCCCTAGAATCCAAAGGGAGAGGTTTGAGCATACCCCACAACTTACCGTTCAAGCTAATTAACTTACTTTCTCAGAAAATTCTCGAACATTCAAGAATGGTCACAGGCAAGTCAAATTGTACGACAGCATTATCCACCTGGTGTCATTCAACTTTTTGGGTTTTGCTTGTTTCTTAGATGTTATGTGTTTCAAGACAGGATAAGAGGATTCAACTAACTGCCTAGATTGAGGTCTGAAGCAATAATTAGCTAGCAGCTCCTTTTACACCCTTTTCCTTTCGTTAACACccaaaaaagattatttaattaGAGCACTCTATTTTCATATCAAATGGGAGTCACAATTACATCAAGGAATCAATGACAGGAAACAAGATTATTTTCCTTTCATTAACACCCAAAAAATAACTTTCTAGGCAAGTTAATTATGGTGCTTGCTCTTGATTGAGTACTCGCTTACCCCTCCAGAATTCTCTGGAATAATCTTCCCAAAATATATTGCAGAAACTACAGGGTTGCTAACTTTACCTTGTCGTAGTACTCGGTCAAATATATAACCAGCTggtatactaaaagaaaacttttaatttgtagAATGGGATCAAAATTCGTGAACACTCAATAAAATTATGTCCATTTCAGGTTTGTTTGACCTGTCCGGATTTTGATTTGATTGCTTAAAGTGACACAGCAGAACTCCATTCCCCCTTCCCTGGTTATTCTGCTAAATGCTTATATTGCTGCAATCACTTTCCTGCGATCACTTGTTCTCAGAGTTGGATATTCCCCATGCTTAGCTTAAGTTCTCTTGCCCTGGATGTCATGCTTGATGCTGGATTCCGATAATATAGGAAACTAATCTTGTTTTGAGATTGATGACAAGCTACAAAGCTTGATACAGGCAAAGCTTACACTGCCACTGACTTCTGAGATGATGCAATTTTGACCAGTGGCAAGTAAGCAGGGGAATATCCAGTGTTACTGAAATTACATTTCATCAAAAGGggttatataattattattttttaaattaatttttttatatattttttgatgttaaaaataatttttaaaaataaaaaaaattattttaatatatttttaattaaaaaatattttaaaaatctaatatataatATAGATCTCTTGTAATTCTAAACTTTCAGTAACGTTATCACCTCATTCTAGTGCAGATATGCATTACCATGGCAACCCAACAATTAACAAAGCTAAGAAAAGAGAACTTGAACATATTAATCAAACATAAGTACTTTTGTTCAACATCTTTGAAACACACTGACACGTAGATACAGAGTCCATAAGAGCTGTTTTCTCTTGACACAATTCCACCTTCATACAACACAACAATAAGAAGCAAGTAACTATACATACGTGCGTACAGCTTGAATAGTACTTCCCATTTAATATCTTAGTACTTGGCGGATAACAGTTGCATCAGGATCGCAGAGAACAAGTCGTGTCTTCTGCTACTAGTACTCAAATCTTTCTACGAATATAGCTGCAGATTTAGGACAGCGCAGGCTATATTTTAGAGGATTGCAGCTTAAAGCTGCATGGACTGGACGAAGTCGAACTAAGCAGCGTCCACCATAAAGTGGGCAAAATGTGCAGATCAGCAACCGTGCAAGGATCCAAACAACTAGAGCGACAAAAGTTACCCTCATTATCAGAGTAGAGGAGCATCAGTAGTTGCCCTCTTAAACCATATATAATAAACTCCATCGATTATTTCGTGTGGATAGTTTTGTTGTTAAATTGCAGATAGGAACCAGAGAACAGATCTTTTCAATTAGATACCAAGGTACCAAAGCCCATGAAGGAGTGGCTTTCCTCCATGCACGCAGGAAGCTGGACAAGTGCAGGGTTGGGGCTGTTTTCTTGCTCGAAACACCCTTCTATCCCTGCTTGTAGTCCAGGGCTTACCTGCTGGACGTAAGATGTAATGTAAGAATAAGCTTTGGGTTTGCTACTCCAACCccagaacaaaaattaaaaagaatctgTAATGCATGGTATTTAGCTATTACCTCTGGAAGCGCAACATCAGGTAGATCATTATCTGAAAAAGAGGACTTAAAGTAACTCGAATAACCTTCTTCAAGGGTTGATATATCAGTCTTCTTACaagaatattgatttaaaaaatccgGAGGAGTTGCTGTGGTATTACTCCATACACCTTCACCGAAGGCTGATGTGAATTCCTTTActagattttgattttcaaaatcaaaatccattAGGCTACTTGATTCACTCTTATCATACGTTGACTGGTTTATAAAACTACAAGGTGGAAAGAATGGTTCTTGATTTTCCAAACCACGAGAAGCCATTAAAGAATTCTCACAAGTTGATATAGAAATGCTATtgtttagattttgatttttcaaaactaaagCCATATGATGACTTTCACTGACATTAGAAGCTGAATTATCAACTGTCAGGAGCTcatttgggttttgattttcagAATTGAAAGCCATGTAAGGGCTTTCGCTTCCATTATAAGCTGAATCAACTGTAGGCTGATTCCAGTATAGATCTTCACAATTAAAAACCGTGGGGTGGCTCGACCCACTTCCATCATAAACTAAATTACGCATTAGGTTATTTTCAGAATCAGAAGCCATATGGTGGCTTAACTCACTAAGTTGGCGAGCTGAATTATTCATCAGCTCACTCGGATTTTGATTTCCAAATTGGGAACCCGCATGATGGCTTAATTCACTTTCGTCACAAGGTGAATATCTCATAGCCATCTCACTTGGGTTTATATTTTCAGAATCAGAATCCATGCTCTGACTTGGTTCAACTTCAGAATGGGAGACTGGAGCTATATGGTGGCTTTGTTCACCTTTCTTGCTCTTCTCTCCTTTTGAATCAAACTCCAGTTTACAGAGAACATATTGCCCCTGCACAtgtcaaaacacaaaaaaggatGTAGAATTTCCCAACTCATACATCAAATCCAGTGTTGCATCATCTATCCATGGCATTTAATTAGTACCTTTTTAAACTGGCTAGAATTGGCGATGAGGTCAAATTCGTACATCATCCAACCAGTCCTCACTTCGTTTTCATAGAATCTCAAAGTCCTCATTACCCCAATCTTTTTCTTAGTACCCTCAGCCGTTATTGACTTTTGCTGGCAGGTCAGTTTCCAGTATCCAGCCTTTGTTTTTCTGCGGTGAACTTTGCCCCTAAGTTCGCGAGGGCATAAGAAATACCACGTTACTTGACCAGCTAACTTTATAATGGATTTACCTGCAAAGAGAAATAGATAAAAGAAActgcattaataaaaatattctggCAGATAAATaagatgaaagaaaacaaacacataGATACCGCTAGCACTAGCTAGTGATACTATTGTTTTTACCAGGTAGATCCCATGGCTCATGCTCGCAAAGGTTAACGACTGCCATGGGCAAGCCTTCCATGATATCACCACGGGTTTTCGGCACCAGATACTTGCTTATTAATTCTTCATTAGTTGGCTGAAATTTGAATCCTTTTTCCATTAATAGCAGTAAGATTGCCAGGACTAACAACACAAAACGAAAACGAAAACGAAAAATGATtagaataataaacaaaaaacgaGTTGTGGAGTAGAAAGGGTAAAATTTGAGTGACTAGCCTGATGAGAAATAGTCGTCCATTCCTCTTCCTAAAACGGAAACCAAAAGGGGGAGAAGGACTGGTGGATGATCTAAGAGGACAAGTGTCTGCTCTGGTTAGAGAAAGGAGGTTGATGGCTGCTACAACTACCAGAGGagagtgagtgagtgagtgagtgagtgTCTGCCTGTGCCTTGTATATATATTGGAATGGAGATTCTGTATTGAGTCAATGGTGAGTCCACAAAAGTAATGGTGTGGGCCATTGATTGTTAGAAAATTGTCACTACTCACTTCTACAAGAGACTGGAATGTTCTCTTGCTTACTCGCCTGCAAGATTGACAGTGTAATATATAAAGTATTTAAGATCGTGTATTTAGTTATGTAATAAACCATGGATGTTGTATAACTAACCAAGAGTCAATAAAGTCAACATGCAATTGACGAGACAGATAATTTACAAATAAGATAGAGAAAACAAAACTTtgggactaaaataaaataaaaaagttcaaacTTTAGGGATGGCacttttaacaatttaaattaaaaaaaaaaactaacaggaTTTAGGATTTTATTGTAGCGTTGGAGGAAAATCATTATGGATTCAAGTAGTATCAcgatgattttatcttttattgctCTTAACAATTATCTtgacattaagaaaaaaattatattttcaaaaggaTTTAAATGTTATTTGTGAATTTATCAgggataattttatcatttaaatttaaaatacatggtaaaaatattttcttgcctttgaaatcttaaaaaaaaaaaggtcttttACTAAGggtttttttcatccttttctttttaatttgtacaTTAAAATAACACTTATACTTTTAGATGCTCATAAAAAATGACCTTATAGAGAGGAGTTTATTTATCTTTGCATTGTTTTTGTACAGTAAAAGTACATAATTAACCTTTGACTTTTTAGATTTAAAGAATGTCTTTTGAGAGCGTTTTTGTCTTTGCGCcacaatctttttataataatggTATGccttttggtattttttttttataatttgtcttattaaaatattcataaatcaGTAATATATGTTGACGTGTGCATGACATGCGGCAACGTGTCAGAGTCCTCTACGCTATTTTAAAGACGCGTGTGGACAATTAcgatggcaaaaaaaaaatgatcattatCTTATCCTATACGCAAGGATTTGGTGCAGCAGTTGGGGTGGTGCGTTTACTCAGGCAAGTGGTAGTTTGACATCgacgagtttttttttcttgcctttcatttctctctctttagcCTTGGTTTTTGTGTCAGgcctttaaaaatttagttgtgtctttcattttgtatttttttgggtttggtctttatttttattttttttgctttgattttaatgcttcttgaagttttttttcaatttcatcattctctgcatttaatttaatttgtttttcacttaCAATCTGGTCcttgttattttgattactgtttttacaagttttgcatttattttattttgtcctttagaattttaattcattttttgcaaattttggtccttgtttttttcattattctttttctatccttttcttcatttattttatttcaatttagtccctgattagtttcttttaattatttttggtgCAAGATTTTgtcctcattgttttttaaaaaaattttataattgaggattttgctttgtaattatTTCTGCCTTTTACAAGGTTATCTCATTCTCATGACCAAGTTCACAAGTTTCAATGATTTACCTGGTTTGAGTTCGGTatttttttagatcctttttagaatttgtttttttttcttttttatcatgtgACACTGACTTATTGAGCTATGAGCTTTGTGAATTGTTCAGATTTTCTTTTCATGGGGTTATTCGCATCTCAGGTTGCAAGTTGGTCGGGTTAACATAggttggctcagtttttttagattgatttttttattcggttTTATCCTTTGCAATTAAATTATTAACACATGAGTATTATCGTTGTTCCACCTTCCTTTGTGTGAGGTTATCCATGGTGCGTGATGGTCAAATATCTCAGCATCTCCTTTGCAAATAAATGACATGTCTAGCTTGATGGTGGGCGGAGTGGcaggtgtattttttttctttttcattctctcttacttgattttcatgttagttttaaaaaaatcgactCAATCCCTAGGATTTGTTATACTTAATATTTCATCTTTATTCTCttcaatacattttttaaaattgaatttttttatagaattaagaGGATTTTCCAATTTCACCgatgttttctttattaaattaagatttttttaatttcacccctaataaatattttcacctatcagatttggttcttgttgtttttattgctattttttaagatggttttggcaaataaaattttttttgacaattttatcattcttttgtttttttcctgtcaaatcaaatctttttattattattattactgtgATTTTACCatgcaagatttttttagattgatttttttttatttcatcctccaacatttAATTGAACATGTATTAAGCTTCTTATTTTAGTCTGGGTCTAGAATTTAACGGTTTACAAGTTTAAGAGATTAACTTCGATCTATAAAGTTGACACAGACACGGGTttctgtggttttttttttcatcctttacccttctgttatttttttattcgctttctatgatatttttgtggccaattttaaaataacataggTCGCCTtgcttttagtatttttggtctttgttaaatttagattttctaaaggaattttattttattttatttttgaattgaattaattgatttcatcatccaacatttgattttttaggtgttGAGCTTCTAAGTTGAGCCCTAGTCAAGAATTTAATGGATTATGGTTTGAGAGTTTAATCCTAGTTTACAAGGTTTGCatcgttttgatattttttttttcgatgaaaaatatgattgtccctattttggtttgttattaaattaaatttattgattgtaTCCCTAACATTTAATTTGAGGCAGTACTTgaaggaattttgtttttttaattttctttatagaaATTTGtattctttgtttatttatcttttttttttattgagttatcccAATATCATGTCTCAAGTTATGGATTCAACAAGTTCACTAGGTTTGGCTCAACCattttttcattgctatttaatatatttggatCTCAAGTCAATGATCATAATCTtggattttgttcttttttaaaaaaatatgcatcatCTCAATATCTTTtctatgataaaaatatgataggTCCAGAACGTTCACAAGCCACCTATCAAATAGTGATCGTTTACTTAGTTATGCTCGTGGGTTTTAAAATTGTGGTTCATGAGCTTTTCAGtcttttaacgctttaattgcACAATTAACTGATTGTGatgcctttaaaaaaaaaactaacttctaggggattttttgtatttttattatggtttttttagttataatcaatTTGAATGAAggaaaatttaatcttttaacaaatataaatataattaaaaaaataaaagtggttgGCGTATGATATGTACACACTAACAAGTGAGAAGTGCTCGCGTGTTTTGAGTAGAGCATGCGGTGCTCCTAATGGTTGAATGTTACCTTACACGATGGTGTTGAAAGCATCACATTATGCTTTTTCTAGTGGTTAGACGTGTGTAAATGATAGAGCAGAAGTtaagttttgattaattttttttcttcttattttatctCTTCTTGCCTTGGATTTTGGACCAACCCTTTCAAAAGTTAAATGTGTTATGTCTTGtgtttatatcaattttgatccttattttttttattgctatttgttttgtttttaacacCTTTTTAAGTtgatctttttttcaatttcttccgtCAGTATTTTATCTCAATAAATAAACGAAGTTTTATGGCTCATTATGGAGCCTATATAGATGAAGCTTTTAGCCTTTCGAGCTAGGCACATTGCTAAGCCCATGGTCGATTGAGCTTGGCATGCATCCAACCCCAAGAATATTAGGTATGACAGCTTACTagacttatatttttttggggcCGGCGCTTAGctgaatccaaaaatattaagtCTGGTAGCTTATTAAACTCATGTCCGTTTTGACTTAGTGCATAGCTGAACTCAAAGTCGGTGGATCTAGCAACTAACCAAGCTTAGAGATGTTAGGCTCAGCTCATAACCTTGCCCAAAAAAATTAGGCCCTAGACCCATGTTATTTGGGCTTGATATTCTATCAAGCATAAGGATATTAGATGCGGATCGAAGTCTTACTCACCGGTCAATAAGTTATCACTTTCCTTTGGACATTTTAAACAACTTaggctaaaaattattttttcaaaaagcaaTAATTCCCAGGCACTAAAGAGCAACTCAATTCTGTTCATCATGGGAACAATTTCACTCCACGCAATCAACCGCGGTTTCAGTATAACAGAGGTCGTTTTCATCCATCTCAGGCTGTTTATTCTAATCGTGATGGTGGCAGGCAGTATAACTCCTACTATTCTGGTCAGCGAGGTCACTTTTCAAGCAACTATCGGGGTCGCAACAATTATCACAAGTACCGGTCTTGGCAATCATCTggttcttcttctccttcaaaaCTTGGTGCAGGCCCAACTCAATGCCAATTCTGTAATGAGTTCAATCACACTGCTTTTTATTGCCCTCGGTTGCGGAACTCTGCTTCTTTAAGTGATCTAAGTCATTCCTTTGAGGGGTTAGACGTTCAAGCCTCTCCTCCATACCAGTGGCATTCTGACATTGGAGCATCTCAACCAACACTCCAGGTGATTTAGACTCTTGTAAGCCTTATTTTAGTTCTGATACAATACGGATTGGTGATGGTAATAAATTGCCCATAACACACATAGGCCATAAAATCATTCATCGTTCTCAtactttaaatttaataatgtgTTAAACACACTGCTCCTGCCATCTCACCTCTCATTCCCCTGTCCAGCTCTTAATACCATCTCTAATACAGTACCACAAAAAGCTCATCCTATGGTTACAAGGTCACAGGATGGTACACGAAAAGAAAAGCAACTTTTCTCTTTACTCACTATACCGCTTCTTCTCCGACTCCATCAAACCAATGTGA is a window encoding:
- the LOC133682306 gene encoding NAC domain-containing protein 87-like isoform X1 codes for the protein MDDYFSSVLAILLLLMEKGFKFQPTNEELISKYLVPKTRGDIMEGLPMAVVNLCEHEPWDLPGKSIIKLAGQVTWYFLCPRELRGKVHRRKTKAGYWKLTCQQKSITAEGTKKKIGVMRTLRFYENEVRTGWMMYEFDLIANSSQFKKGQYVLCKLEFDSKGEKSKKGEQSHHIAPVSHSEVEPSQSMDSDSENINPSEMAMRYSPCDESELSHHAGSQFGNQNPSELMNNSARQLSELSHHMASDSENNLMRNLVYDGSGSSHPTVFNCEDLYWNQPTVDSAYNGSESPYMAFNSENQNPNELLTVDNSASNVSESHHMALVLKNQNLNNSISISTCENSLMASRGLENQEPFFPPCSFINQSTYDKSESSSLMDFDFENQNLVKEFTSAFGEGVWSNTTATPPDFLNQYSCKKTDISTLEEGYSSYFKSSFSDNDLPDVALPEQVSPGLQAGIEGCFEQENSPNPALVQLPACMEESHSFMGFGTLVSN
- the LOC133682306 gene encoding NAC domain-containing protein 87-like isoform X2, with product MDDYFSSVLAILLLLMEKGFKFQPTNEELISKYLVPKTRGDIMEGLPMAVVNLCEHEPWDLPGKSIIKLAGQVTWYFLCPRELRGKVHRRKTKAGYWKLTCQQKSITAEGTKKKIGVMRTLRFYENEVRTGWMMYEFDLIANSSQFKKGQYVLCKLEFDSKGEKSKKGEQSHHIAPVSHSEVEPSQSMDSDSENINPSEMAMRYSPCDESELSHHAGSQFGNQNPSELMNNSARQLSELSHHMASDSENNLMRNLVYDGSGSSHPTVFNCEDLYWNQPTVDSAYNGSESPYMAFNSENQNPNELLTVDNSASNVSESHHMALVLKNQNLNNSISISTCENSLMASRGLENQEPFFPPCSFINQSTYDKSESSSLMDFDFENQNLVKEFTSAFGEGVWSNTTATPPDFLNQYSCKKTDISTLEEGYSSYFKSSFSDNDLPDVALPEVSPGLQAGIEGCFEQENSPNPALVQLPACMEESHSFMGFGTLVSN